The genomic DNA CCTATCGAGGGCGAAGCTGGCTCCAGATGGGTACTGGAAGTTGACATCGGCAGTGGCGCAATTGCCGGCGGTTCTGGCGGGCAGTATTTTGTCGGTACGTTCGACGGCACAACCTTCACCAATGATAATCCGGATGACCTGACCCTCTGGGTAGACTATGGCGCAGACTTCTATGCAGGCGTATCCTGGGCAGATATCCCCGAAGCTGATGGCCGGCGTATTTTCCTCGCATGGATGAACAACTGGCAATATGCGCAAGACATTCCAACGTCGCCCTGGCGAAGCGCCCAAAGCCTGCCGCGTACGTTACAATTGCGAAACACACCCGACGGTCTCCGACTCACGCAACGCGCTGTCCGCGAATTACAGGGTTTACGAAGCGATGCCCTCGTGGCTGATGAAAGTATGCGTATCACCAGCGAAGCTGTAATTCCAGGAGCTGAAGCGGAGTTGCTCGAATTCAGCGGTACGCTGCAATTAAACGATGCAACAGCAGCTGGACTCACAATCAGGCATGGAGATGGTGACAAGAAAACGCTAATTGGTTATGATGCCGCACGCGAGGTCATCTACGTTGACAGAACCCAGTCGGGTATCTCAGACTTCCACGAAGACTTTGCAGCAATCCACGAAGCACCCCTCAAACTTGCCGATGGCACCCTATCCTTACACGTATTTGTGGATCGTTCTTCAGTAGAAGTGCTGGCCGATGGCGGACTTGTTTCAATTACAGACAGGATCTTCCCCGAGGAAGAAACGCATGCCCTCGAGCTCTGGGCAAATGAGGGTGCGGTTGATGCTTCAGCTGTATCTGTTTGGTCGTTAAATTCTATTTACGAATAGGTCAAGGTCGTTCAAATACACCTGTGATTGTTGCCCACTCTTGCCAATCCGCGTCCATTTTCTTGACAAGTTCAGGATATTGGCCGGCTACGTTGTAACGTTCATTGCGGTCTGCCGCCAGGTTGTACAATTCCCAGGTATCAGTATTGCGTCCCTTGACTAGCTTCCAGGGGCCCTGCCGGACAGCCTGTGCCCCCTGGTGCTCCCAGTAGAGGCCATCATGGCCGGCTGGTGTTTCTCCTTCAAAATGTGGCACTAAACTGATGCCCGGCAGGCTATCTGTCGGCGCTATGCCTGCAAGCTCGAGGCTGGTGCTCATCAGGTCGATCAGGTGCCCTGGCTGGTGAACAATCCTGCCAGGTTCCTGGATGCCTCTCATCCAGTAGACAATCATGGGGGTGGCGATGCCCCCTTCATGCGTCCAGGCTTTGTATTGTCGGAACGGCGTGTTTGATACAAATGCCCAGGGTTCACGATACGCTGCGTAAGAATCGCGTTCCCCTATACGGCTATTTTCATCGTGTAGATTTCGGCCTGCTACGCCCTCTGCGGAGCCGCCGTTATCTGACAAAAAGATAATTAGTGTATTACGGATCGTGCTCGTTTCGTCGAGTACCGAGAGAATTCTGCCGATGCCCTGGTCCATACGGTCGACCATTGCCGCATAAACAGCCATCCGCCGGCTCCATTCTTCTTTGTCTTCCACATCTTCCCAGGCCGGGATGGATGCCGGCCGGGATGGCAACGCCCATCGGCCATCGATAATGCCGGATGCAACAAGCCGGTCGTAGCGTGCTACACGGATCGAATCCCATCCCACATCATAGACCCCTTCATACCGCACAATATCCGATTCAAACGCATGCAGGGGCCAGTGTGGCGCAGTAAACGGCACGTACAGGAAGAAAGGGGTACGGCGTGTGTGCGTGGCCACATGCTCTTCGATAAACCGGGTTGCGTAATCTGCGATGGCATCCGTCATGTAAAATCCATCTGCCGGCGGCTCCCAGGGGGTATCATCAAGCACCATCTGCCGTACCCTCGGCTGGTCTTTGATGACTTCGAAATAGCTGCTTGCGCCGCTGATTAACCCAAAATAGCGATCAAATCCTCGT from Bacteroidota bacterium includes the following:
- a CDS encoding arylsulfatase: MHYLPLLLRRGLLVSCFFLLGCKAAPKPDRVPNIIIILADDMGYSDVGSFGGEIETPYLDMLASRGLRFTQFYNAARCCPTRASLLTGRYPHQAGMGGMVSSLDSEPTPGPYQGYLDERVATLAERLKAANYKTYLSGKWHVGEKAVHWPRQRGFDRYFGLISGASSYFEVIKDQPRVRQMVLDDTPWEPPADGFYMTDAIADYATRFIEEHVATHTRRTPFFLYVPFTAPHWPLHAFESDIVRYEGVYDVGWDSIRVARYDRLVASGIIDGRWALPSRPASIPAWEDVEDKEEWSRRMAVYAAMVDRMDQGIGRILSVLDETSTIRNTLIIFLSDNGGSAEGVAGRNLHDENSRIGERDSYAAYREPWAFVSNTPFRQYKAWTHEGGIATPMIVYWMRGIQEPGRIVHQPGHLIDLMSTSLELAGIAPTDSLPGISLVPHFEGETPAGHDGLYWEHQGAQAVRQGPWKLVKGRNTDTWELYNLAADRNERYNVAGQYPELVKKMDADWQEWATITGVFERP
- a CDS encoding glycoside hydrolase family 32 protein, whose protein sequence is MQVSRSLFDLTPIAANVLRILFVCLLVPLVGCATDEAPNADETRAFDEPSRPQFHFSPAKNWMNDPNGMVYHAGEYHLFYQYNPFGEKWGHMSWGHAVSPDLVNWEHLPVALYEEDGVMIFSGSAVVDHQNTSGFGTPDNPPMVAIYTGHEENVRQTQHIAYSTDNGRNWTKYADNPVIDLNMKDFRDPKVFWHDDTDRWIMVVALPREYKVQLYASPDLKAWTFLSDFGPAGSTDGIWECPDLFELPIEGEAGSRWVLEVDIGSGAIAGGSGGQYFVGTFDGTTFTNDNPDDLTLWVDYGADFYAGVSWADIPEADGRRIFLAWMNNWQYAQDIPTSPWRSAQSLPRTLQLRNTPDGLRLTQRAVRELQGLRSDALVADESMRITSEAVIPGAEAELLEFSGTLQLNDATAAGLTIRHGDGDKKTLIGYDAAREVIYVDRTQSGISDFHEDFAAIHEAPLKLADGTLSLHVFVDRSSVEVLADGGLVSITDRIFPEEETHALELWANEGAVDASAVSVWSLNSIYE